A part of Nostoc sp. HK-01 genomic DNA contains:
- a CDS encoding putative methyltransferase has translation MRFYSQVIFPRLLDWSLSDPVLAKYRQELLANVTGEVLEIGFGTGLNLLYYPSGIRKITTVDVNPGMNALANKRISNSDITVEQLLL, from the coding sequence ATGAGGTTTTATTCGCAAGTTATTTTCCCGCGTCTTCTCGACTGGAGTTTGTCAGATCCAGTCTTAGCTAAATATCGTCAAGAATTACTAGCTAATGTAACAGGAGAAGTTCTAGAAATTGGGTTTGGGACTGGGTTAAATTTGCTTTATTATCCTTCTGGAATTCGCAAAATCACTACAGTTGATGTGAATCCTGGAATGAATGCTTTAGCAAACAAGCGGATCAGTAACTCTGACATCACAGTTGAGCAACTCCTGCTATAA
- a CDS encoding acetyltransferase, GNAT family protein encodes MQQLFIMLTVSVATVTDIPALIPLLNSLFSQEAEFQPDVNKQTVGLHSIVTQPHVGAILVAKDTDKLIGMVNILFTISTAQGGLVAILEDMVVDPNYRGAGIGSKLITEVIKFCQSKNISRITLLTDADNYSAISFYEKHGFAKSPMIPLRCFI; translated from the coding sequence TTGCAGCAACTCTTCATTATGCTCACAGTCTCAGTTGCAACCGTTACAGATATTCCCGCACTGATCCCGCTCCTCAATTCCTTATTTTCTCAAGAAGCCGAGTTCCAGCCAGATGTAAATAAACAAACTGTCGGTTTGCACTCAATTGTGACACAGCCTCATGTAGGAGCTATTTTAGTTGCCAAAGACACAGATAAACTTATAGGTATGGTAAACATCCTCTTTACCATTAGCACAGCACAAGGAGGATTAGTTGCCATTTTAGAAGATATGGTAGTAGACCCTAATTATCGAGGTGCTGGCATTGGCTCAAAACTTATTACTGAAGTCATCAAGTTTTGTCAAAGTAAAAATATATCTCGAATTACACTCTTGACAGACGCTGACAATTATTCAGCAATTAGTTTCTATGAAAAGCATGGGTTTGCTAAATCACCGATGATTCCTCTAAGATGCTTCATCTAA
- a CDS encoding putative methyltransferase: MADNTFDSVVSTWTLCSIANVQQAIKEVYRVLKPGGRFFFLEHGLSDQPNVQVWQHRLTPIQKAIADGCHLNRDIQKLVEQYFDRVELHQFTPENFPDLVAHLYQGVATK; the protein is encoded by the coding sequence ATGGCAGATAATACATTTGATAGCGTGGTCAGCACTTGGACTTTATGCAGTATTGCAAATGTGCAACAAGCAATTAAAGAAGTTTATCGGGTACTAAAACCGGGCGGTAGATTCTTTTTTTTGGAACATGGGTTGAGCGATCAGCCTAATGTACAGGTATGGCAGCATCGCCTAACTCCAATTCAGAAAGCTATAGCTGATGGATGTCACCTAAATCGAGATATTCAAAAATTAGTAGAACAGTATTTTGACCGTGTAGAGCTTCATCAGTTCACACCAGAGAATTTTCCAGATTTGGTGGCTCATCTCTATCAAGGAGTTGCAACTAAATAA
- a CDS encoding TPR repeat-containing protein, which translates to MVSVNNGSYRYQVGGALGQDVPSYVARAADEQFYEALQAQEFCYVLNSRQMGKSSLMVRTLARLKSEGWAGIVLDFSAKDSQIEQAERWYNGIINQLNRHFGLLDNARTWLKERDFLSPVERLEEFIETVLLPGMNQRIVIFIDEIDSTLNLPFTDDFFALIRACYNKRAENADYKRLTFALLGVAAPAELISDKKRTPFNIGQAIDLKGFGFEEAQPLVKGLETKAHNPQAVLAEILKWTGGQPFLTQRLCQLVVDNTEFISAGKEAEFIEKLAHNRLIDNWESQDEQEHLKTIRNRLLSNEQKAAYLLELYRQIRQAGKLKFQNTAEERDLQLSGLVVKRHDNLIVYNPIYEQVFNEQWINTELGKLRPYAENFRAWVASGGKDESRLLRGQALQDAKQWSLNQNLTYQDQQFLAASEGKEIQEKNAVADKEAQLQREIKDREAAEARNQLLSDANKKAQRRISVGVFVLVVAVLGGATVGGLANKKVESANFQVSEANKNLAQAQIKVTQAQKNEQKAKDSATQALKQEQQVRKEAENANKTVKEARRREIEILTRLAAKESELKQTSSQNENTRAEIVNVRQLVALAGKLRDQNSSDSDEALRLAALSFNVDNHQLKQALLLSAKSQAYLQLKDWSNAKNEIRESLSNLYKINDKILNSVQGLQAQVLIKKSLGDFLAQNKQISKAIQSYTEAFKILKNYPNETDFTKNNQLLTGENIESVYRNLIEINPLYKEVEKSLTQHLYAQLKYFLKAKNWSDADEKTISLMFNIAKKEKTRDINDEDINNSYCLDIKRIDNLWVNADKRFGFSVQKQIWISTGNRLGSKPGDWTDKDSENFDRFFKSVGWDGVIRGGEYDVTLGYNELLKRINDDPLYGKGGLPYLPWDLNSNIGTKTLISILTHCDLLVYKGFMTQSPPRSNLPYLMKGDEGEAVRILQERLRIAGYYYGNFTGVFGPITEESVKRFQEANKLEPNGIAGPDTLTKLPATEESSRETSAPIQAFSKDSIRMGDRGEAVRVLQEQLTKAGYLQGEPKGYFDSRTSNAIRRFQVDNYLVVSGIADSNTRAKLYSLVNNPKSDITVIELQRSLRDRGFYKGALNGIMTDDTRQAIQKAQEFYGISVNDLKHE; encoded by the coding sequence ATGGTATCAGTCAACAACGGCAGCTATCGCTATCAAGTGGGGGGAGCCTTGGGTCAAGATGTTCCCTCTTATGTCGCACGGGCAGCAGATGAGCAGTTCTATGAAGCTCTGCAAGCGCAAGAATTCTGCTATGTTCTCAACTCCCGCCAGATGGGAAAGTCTAGCTTGATGGTGCGGACTCTGGCTCGGTTAAAGTCAGAAGGCTGGGCGGGAATCGTCTTGGATTTTTCTGCGAAAGACAGTCAAATTGAGCAAGCAGAACGCTGGTACAACGGCATCATCAACCAACTCAATCGTCATTTTGGCTTACTTGATAATGCCCGTACTTGGCTCAAGGAAAGGGATTTTCTCTCGCCAGTAGAACGCCTAGAAGAGTTTATTGAAACGGTGCTGCTGCCGGGAATGAATCAGCGTATCGTTATTTTCATCGACGAAATCGACAGCACCCTCAATCTGCCCTTTACCGATGACTTTTTTGCCCTGATTCGCGCCTGTTACAACAAACGAGCTGAAAATGCAGACTACAAGCGGCTGACCTTTGCCTTGTTGGGCGTGGCGGCTCCTGCCGAGTTGATTAGCGACAAAAAACGAACACCTTTTAATATTGGTCAGGCGATCGATCTTAAGGGCTTTGGGTTTGAGGAAGCGCAACCTTTGGTGAAGGGGCTGGAAACAAAAGCCCACAATCCCCAGGCAGTCTTAGCAGAAATCCTCAAGTGGACGGGAGGACAGCCTTTTTTAACCCAGAGGTTATGTCAGTTGGTTGTAGATAACACAGAGTTTATCTCGGCAGGAAAGGAAGCTGAGTTTATTGAGAAGTTGGCGCACAATCGCTTGATTGATAACTGGGAATCTCAGGACGAACAGGAGCATTTGAAAACCATTAGAAATCGCCTGTTGAGTAATGAACAAAAGGCTGCATACTTGCTGGAGTTGTATCGGCAAATTCGCCAAGCTGGAAAGCTCAAGTTCCAGAATACTGCCGAAGAAAGGGACTTGCAATTATCTGGGTTAGTGGTTAAACGACACGACAACTTAATCGTTTACAATCCCATCTATGAACAAGTGTTTAACGAGCAGTGGATTAATACTGAGTTAGGTAAATTACGCCCTTATGCTGAAAACTTTCGGGCTTGGGTTGCTTCTGGAGGCAAGGATGAATCACGGCTATTGCGGGGTCAAGCTTTACAGGATGCAAAACAATGGAGTTTAAATCAGAATTTGACCTATCAAGATCAGCAGTTTTTAGCTGCCAGTGAAGGGAAAGAAATTCAAGAAAAAAATGCAGTAGCAGACAAAGAAGCACAGCTACAAAGAGAAATAAAAGATAGGGAGGCAGCCGAAGCCAGAAATCAATTGCTCAGTGATGCCAATAAGAAAGCTCAACGGCGAATTAGTGTTGGAGTTTTTGTTTTGGTTGTTGCAGTTTTGGGAGGTGCAACTGTAGGTGGATTAGCTAATAAAAAAGTTGAAAGTGCTAACTTTCAGGTTAGTGAGGCTAATAAGAATTTAGCACAAGCCCAGATAAAGGTTACACAAGCACAAAAAAATGAACAGAAAGCTAAAGATAGTGCTACACAAGCACTCAAGCAGGAACAGCAGGTAAGAAAAGAAGCAGAAAATGCTAATAAAACTGTTAAAGAAGCTAGGCGTAGAGAAATAGAAATTTTAACAAGACTTGCAGCTAAAGAAAGTGAACTTAAACAAACAAGCTCACAAAATGAAAATACTAGAGCAGAAATTGTGAACGTTCGCCAACTTGTAGCTTTAGCTGGAAAATTACGCGATCAAAATTCATCGGATTCAGATGAAGCTTTAAGATTAGCAGCGTTATCATTTAATGTTGATAACCATCAACTTAAGCAAGCACTATTACTTTCTGCTAAATCACAAGCATACCTGCAATTGAAAGATTGGAGTAATGCCAAAAATGAAATTCGAGAAAGTCTATCAAATTTGTACAAAATTAATGATAAAATTTTAAATTCAGTTCAAGGCTTGCAAGCTCAAGTATTAATTAAAAAAAGTCTGGGCGATTTTCTAGCTCAGAATAAACAAATTTCAAAAGCCATACAATCTTATACAGAAGCATTCAAAATTTTAAAAAATTATCCAAATGAAACTGATTTTACTAAAAATAATCAATTACTTACAGGCGAAAATATTGAATCAGTTTACCGGAACCTAATTGAGATAAACCCTCTATACAAAGAAGTTGAGAAATCACTTACACAACACTTATATGCCCAACTTAAATATTTTTTAAAGGCTAAAAATTGGAGTGATGCTGATGAAAAAACAATCTCCCTTATGTTCAATATTGCCAAAAAGGAAAAAACAAGAGATATAAATGATGAAGATATTAATAATTCTTATTGCTTAGATATTAAAAGAATAGACAATCTTTGGGTCAATGCAGACAAACGTTTTGGGTTTAGTGTACAAAAGCAGATATGGATTAGTACGGGGAATAGATTAGGTTCTAAGCCAGGGGACTGGACTGATAAAGATTCTGAAAATTTTGATCGGTTTTTCAAGTCCGTAGGATGGGATGGCGTAATACGGGGAGGGGAGTATGATGTTACACTCGGCTACAACGAGCTATTAAAGCGTATAAATGATGACCCTTTGTATGGAAAGGGAGGGCTACCCTACTTACCTTGGGACTTGAATTCCAACATCGGAACAAAAACTTTAATTTCTATCTTAACGCATTGCGATTTACTAGTATACAAAGGATTTATGACCCAATCTCCCCCGCGCAGCAATCTTCCATACCTTATGAAAGGTGATGAAGGAGAGGCAGTGAGGATTCTGCAAGAACGCTTACGGATAGCAGGTTATTATTATGGCAATTTCACAGGTGTCTTTGGCCCTATTACTGAAGAATCTGTCAAACGCTTTCAAGAAGCTAATAAACTTGAACCTAATGGAATTGCTGGCCCCGATACTCTCACTAAACTGCCAGCAACGGAAGAAAGTTCTCGTGAAACTTCTGCACCAATACAAGCATTCAGTAAAGATAGTATTCGTATGGGTGATCGCGGTGAAGCTGTTAGAGTTTTACAGGAGCAATTAACTAAAGCAGGATACTTACAAGGAGAGCCAAAGGGATATTTTGATTCTCGTACTTCAAATGCAATACGTCGGTTTCAAGTAGATAATTACTTAGTAGTTAGTGGCATTGCAGATTCTAATACTAGAGCTAAATTATATAGTTTAGTTAATAATCCTAAGAGTGATATTACTGTTATTGAATTGCAAAGATCGTTACGAGACAGAGGTTTTTATAAGGGAGCCTTGAACGGTATAATGACGGATGATACTCGGCAAGCTATTCAAAAAGCCCAAGAATTTTATGGTATCAGTGTAAATGATCTTAAACATGAATAA
- a CDS encoding type III restriction enzyme res subunit, with amino-acid sequence MLVSPNFGFLAVHDPQLVRLGALAERYFTDDPNTCLIKLRQFGELLAQLIAAQVGMYERDERQIDLMRRLRDRGIVKGKVYDLFDELRLAGNDATHAFASDKRTALSNLKYARQLGIWFHRINTKNPDFHPGPFVPPPDEAVENLALKQELSQLRSELQASRTAAELAQITAQQEEQRRISAQELAKEAEAQKQVALNHLANLQATAQTQPIQAIQETIQRSQQAGNNIDLDERETRRLIDAQLRSAGWEVDSEQLTYSTGIRPQKGKNKAIAEWPTEQGRADYVLFVGLQAMAVVEAKRQSTDVYAAIDQAKRYSRGYKIKDNETFPGGTWGEYKVPFVFATNGREFLRQLQTKSGIWFCDVRRPENIRRPLTTWYKPEAFVDALNQDVDLAHERLAEEGFNYNLQLRDYQIKAIQAVETRLAQGFRELLLAMATGTGKTKTCLILVYRLLKTRRFRRVLFLVDRRALGEQTGNVFKETRVENLQTFADIFGIKELGEAAPDSDTKVHIATVQAFVKRILYPGENATVPTADQYDCIVVDECHRGYLLDRELSDSEITFRDYDDYISKYRRVLDHFDAVKIGLTATPALHTTQIFGQPVYQYSYKEAVIDGHLIDCEPPIRIVTALSEEGIVWQPGAEMEYFDPITGRIDLVNAPDEVRIEVEQFNRQVVTEEFNRVICKYLAQNIDPSLPGKTLIYCVKDDHADIVVNLLKQALIKQYGSVEDDAVLKITGKADQPSQLIRRFKNEANPKIAVTVDLLTTGIDVPEICNLVFIRRVNSRILYEQMLGRATRRCDDIKKEVFYIYDAVNLYSALSPLSTMKPVAVNPKISFSQLVEELQTVNDTTATATIVEQLLAKLQRQQRRWGDRNRENIESAAGMPLPEMIDHLRQSDPQQIKEWFRQRAAI; translated from the coding sequence ATGTTAGTATCACCAAACTTTGGGTTTTTAGCAGTCCATGACCCTCAACTAGTGCGCCTGGGAGCTTTGGCAGAAAGATATTTTACTGATGACCCCAACACTTGCCTAATAAAACTGCGTCAGTTTGGCGAACTTCTAGCACAACTAATTGCTGCTCAAGTAGGAATGTACGAGCGTGACGAGCGACAAATTGATTTGATGCGTCGGCTGCGGGATAGAGGTATCGTCAAAGGCAAAGTATATGACTTGTTTGACGAATTACGTTTAGCTGGTAATGATGCCACACACGCTTTTGCATCTGACAAAAGAACTGCCCTTAGTAACCTGAAATATGCGCGTCAGCTAGGAATCTGGTTTCATCGCATTAATACAAAAAATCCCGATTTCCACCCTGGGCCGTTTGTCCCGCCTCCAGATGAGGCAGTTGAAAACTTAGCACTTAAACAAGAATTGTCACAGTTGCGCTCGGAATTACAAGCCAGCCGCACCGCAGCCGAATTAGCACAAATAACTGCCCAGCAAGAAGAACAGCGTCGCATATCCGCCCAAGAATTAGCCAAGGAAGCCGAAGCACAAAAACAAGTAGCCTTAAATCACCTTGCAAATCTTCAAGCCACAGCACAAACTCAACCAATACAAGCAATTCAAGAAACCATTCAGCGATCGCAACAAGCAGGGAATAACATTGACTTAGATGAACGCGAAACCCGCCGCCTCATTGATGCTCAACTGCGGTCAGCAGGTTGGGAAGTGGACTCAGAACAGCTAACGTACAGTACAGGCATTCGTCCGCAAAAAGGAAAAAACAAGGCGATCGCAGAATGGCCAACAGAACAAGGACGCGCTGACTATGTTCTGTTTGTGGGACTTCAGGCAATGGCAGTTGTTGAAGCCAAACGCCAAAGCACGGATGTTTATGCTGCCATCGACCAAGCCAAGCGTTACAGTCGCGGTTACAAAATTAAGGATAACGAAACCTTCCCCGGTGGCACCTGGGGAGAATATAAAGTACCTTTCGTCTTTGCTACAAACGGGCGAGAATTTTTGAGACAGTTGCAAACCAAAAGCGGTATATGGTTTTGTGATGTCCGCCGCCCTGAAAATATCCGCCGTCCTCTGACGACTTGGTACAAACCAGAAGCTTTCGTTGATGCCCTCAATCAAGATGTAGACCTTGCACACGAACGACTTGCCGAAGAAGGTTTTAACTATAATCTGCAACTGCGTGATTACCAAATCAAAGCCATTCAAGCCGTTGAAACCAGATTAGCCCAAGGCTTTAGGGAATTATTACTGGCAATGGCCACCGGGACAGGTAAAACTAAAACCTGCCTTATTTTGGTTTATCGCCTCCTCAAAACCAGACGTTTTCGCCGCGTTCTTTTTTTGGTAGACCGCAGAGCATTAGGAGAACAAACAGGCAATGTCTTTAAAGAAACGCGAGTCGAAAATCTACAAACCTTCGCTGATATTTTTGGGATTAAAGAACTGGGGGAAGCTGCACCAGATAGCGATACCAAAGTCCACATTGCCACCGTGCAAGCGTTTGTTAAACGTATTCTCTACCCAGGCGAGAACGCAACCGTTCCTACAGCCGACCAGTATGATTGCATTGTTGTGGATGAATGCCATAGAGGGTATTTGCTAGATCGGGAATTAAGCGATTCTGAAATTACTTTCCGCGACTATGACGATTACATTTCCAAGTATCGCCGCGTCCTCGACCACTTTGATGCAGTAAAAATTGGACTGACTGCCACCCCAGCACTGCATACCACCCAGATATTTGGTCAACCTGTTTACCAATATTCTTACAAAGAAGCGGTGATTGATGGCCACCTCATCGACTGTGAGCCTCCCATCCGCATAGTTACAGCCTTAAGTGAAGAGGGTATAGTGTGGCAACCAGGGGCAGAAATGGAATATTTTGACCCCATTACAGGCAGGATCGATCTAGTTAATGCCCCTGATGAAGTCAGAATTGAGGTAGAGCAATTTAACCGCCAAGTTGTCACTGAAGAATTTAACCGAGTCATCTGTAAATATTTAGCTCAAAATATTGACCCTTCACTACCAGGAAAAACATTAATATATTGCGTGAAAGACGATCATGCTGATATTGTTGTTAACTTATTGAAACAAGCTTTGATTAAGCAATACGGTAGTGTTGAAGATGATGCAGTCCTGAAAATCACTGGTAAGGCAGACCAACCATCACAATTAATTCGCCGCTTTAAAAACGAAGCTAATCCTAAAATTGCCGTGACAGTTGACTTGCTAACCACTGGCATTGATGTACCCGAAATCTGCAATTTAGTTTTTATTCGGCGGGTGAACTCGCGCATCCTTTACGAACAAATGCTAGGACGGGCAACGCGTCGCTGTGATGACATCAAAAAAGAAGTCTTCTACATTTACGATGCAGTAAATCTATATTCAGCCCTGTCGCCTTTGTCCACAATGAAACCAGTGGCCGTTAACCCCAAGATTTCGTTTAGCCAACTGGTAGAAGAATTGCAGACAGTCAACGACACTACCGCTACGGCTACCATTGTTGAACAACTCTTAGCCAAACTACAACGCCAGCAGAGGAGATGGGGCGATCGCAACCGGGAGAATATCGAATCTGCTGCCGGGATGCCCTTACCTGAGATGATCGATCACCTGCGCCAATCTGATCCCCAGCAAATCAAGGAATGGTTTAGACAAAGAGCAGCGATCTAG
- a CDS encoding plasmid stability protein StbB homolog encodes MITIGEIAKGISKLPASKRKESLVIWLNETLPNRFEHRILSIDVSTMMLWGNLVGQLELSGRPLPVMDSLIAAIALQHSLTLLTRNENDFAGTGVVIFNPWSV; translated from the coding sequence GTGATTACAATTGGTGAAATCGCTAAAGGCATTAGCAAGCTTCCCGCATCAAAGCGCAAAGAATCTCTCGTCATTTGGCTAAATGAAACTTTACCTAATCGCTTTGAACACAGAATTTTAAGTATAGATGTCTCAACAATGATGTTATGGGGTAACTTAGTCGGACAACTAGAACTTTCGGGGCGACCTCTACCCGTTATGGATTCTTTAATTGCTGCCATAGCCTTGCAACATTCTCTAACATTACTCACTCGTAACGAAAATGATTTTGCCGGAACAGGGGTTGTCATCTTTAATCCTTGGTCTGTCTGA
- a CDS encoding nitrogenase molybdenum-iron protein subunit alpha, with amino-acid sequence MPNYITEQQTDIAQQREQLIEEILTVYPDKSRQKREQQINVYKQEKSDCGVKSNIKGSNAIF; translated from the coding sequence GTGCCTAACTATATCACTGAACAACAAACTGATATTGCACAACAAAGAGAACAACTAATTGAAGAGATTCTCACAGTTTATCCAGATAAATCCCGTCAAAAGCGAGAGCAACAAATTAACGTCTACAAACAAGAAAAATCAGATTGTGGTGTTAAGTCAAACATCAAAGGGAGCAACGCGATTTTCTGA
- a CDS encoding peptidase C26, with product MNRKSRKPLIGITTYGRLAAIPFSVPSEYIDAVRTAGGVPILLPPGETEPDVLLDSIDGLMLSGGGDIDPVCYNGFVHPTIYSVDAERDAFELQLAKFALESHLPILGICRGLQILAVTTGGTLIPHIPDVYGTSALHRLEPEPGRRLPTEHFVKIDVESRLAQCLQDSYLSVISWHHQAIAQVPSVWRIVGHAPDDGVIEAVEHEHHPWAVGVQWHPELSINDPSHHKIFKAFVQAAQTQ from the coding sequence ATGAATAGAAAATCTCGAAAACCACTGATTGGCATTACAACTTACGGTCGGCTTGCCGCAATCCCATTTTCTGTACCTAGCGAATACATCGATGCCGTCCGTACAGCAGGTGGTGTTCCCATCTTGTTACCTCCAGGAGAAACTGAGCCTGATGTACTTCTCGATTCAATAGATGGGTTAATGCTTTCAGGTGGTGGAGATATTGACCCGGTTTGCTACAACGGTTTTGTTCATCCTACTATTTACTCTGTTGATGCTGAACGTGATGCTTTTGAGTTGCAGCTTGCCAAGTTTGCCCTTGAGAGTCATTTACCAATATTAGGTATTTGTCGGGGTTTACAAATTCTGGCCGTCACTACTGGTGGTACTTTAATTCCTCACATTCCCGATGTCTACGGTACATCTGCATTACATCGTCTAGAGCCGGAACCTGGACGACGATTACCTACAGAACATTTTGTCAAAATAGATGTAGAAAGCCGTTTAGCTCAATGTCTACAAGATTCTTACCTATCTGTAATTTCTTGGCATCATCAAGCAATCGCTCAAGTACCATCTGTTTGGCGGATTGTTGGTCATGCTCCAGACGATGGCGTAATCGAAGCTGTGGAGCATGAACATCATCCTTGGGCAGTTGGCGTACAATGGCATCCTGAGCTTTCCATTAACGATCCTAGCCATCACAAAATTTTTAAAGCTTTTGTTCAGGCTGCACAGACTCAATAA
- a CDS encoding nitrogenase molybdenum-iron protein subunit alpha, with the protein MTARGCSYAGAKGVVWGPIKDMVHISHGPVGCGYWSWGGRRNYYKGTTGVDSFASMDFTSDFQERDIIFGGDKKLAKIFQEIEELFPLNRGISVQSECPIGLIGDDIEAVAKKSSKEINKPIIPVRCEGFRGVSQSLGHHIANDTVRDYLFPHAEGLKKQGKLIDYEPGPYDVAIIGDYNIGGDTWSSRILLEEIGLRVVSQWSGDGTINEMMLTPQVKLNLIHCYRSMNYITRHMEKAYGIPWLEFNFFGPTEIAKSLEQIAAQFDSKIQDNAHKVIAKYQSTMNAVIAKYRPRLENKTVVLMVGGLRPRHMIPAFQDLGMKLLATGYEFAHQEDYKRTTDYIENATIIYDDVTAYEFEKLIKALQPDLVASGVKEKYVFQKMGLPFRQMHSWDYSGPYHSYDGFAIFARDLDMALNNPSWQLLRTPWKQPNQ; encoded by the coding sequence ATGACGGCTCGTGGTTGCTCCTATGCTGGTGCTAAAGGTGTAGTCTGGGGGCCAATTAAAGATATGGTTCATATTAGTCACGGGCCTGTAGGTTGTGGTTACTGGTCTTGGGGTGGTCGTCGTAACTATTACAAAGGTACAACTGGAGTTGATTCTTTTGCAAGTATGGACTTTACCTCTGACTTTCAAGAACGAGATATCATCTTTGGCGGGGATAAAAAGCTGGCGAAAATCTTTCAAGAAATTGAAGAACTTTTTCCGCTTAACCGAGGCATTAGCGTTCAATCAGAATGCCCAATTGGTTTGATTGGAGATGACATTGAAGCTGTAGCCAAGAAGTCTAGTAAAGAAATTAACAAGCCGATAATTCCTGTACGTTGTGAAGGCTTTCGCGGTGTTTCTCAATCTCTCGGTCATCACATTGCCAATGATACTGTTCGTGACTACTTATTTCCCCACGCTGAAGGTTTAAAAAAACAAGGAAAACTTATTGATTATGAACCAGGGCCTTATGATGTTGCAATCATCGGTGACTATAACATTGGTGGTGATACTTGGTCTAGCCGTATCCTACTGGAAGAAATTGGTTTGCGTGTAGTTTCACAATGGTCAGGTGATGGCACTATCAATGAAATGATGCTCACGCCTCAAGTGAAGCTGAATTTAATTCATTGTTACCGCTCCATGAATTACATTACTCGTCACATGGAAAAAGCTTATGGGATTCCCTGGTTAGAATTCAATTTTTTTGGCCCTACCGAAATTGCTAAATCCTTAGAACAGATTGCTGCCCAATTTGACTCGAAAATTCAAGACAATGCTCACAAGGTAATAGCTAAGTATCAATCGACAATGAATGCAGTGATTGCTAAATACCGACCTCGTTTAGAAAACAAAACTGTAGTCCTAATGGTTGGGGGTCTGCGCCCTCGTCACATGATTCCTGCATTCCAAGATTTAGGTATGAAACTTCTAGCAACCGGCTATGAGTTTGCTCATCAAGAAGATTACAAACGTACTACTGATTATATTGAAAACGCCACTATTATTTATGATGATGTAACTGCTTATGAGTTCGAGAAATTAATTAAAGCACTCCAGCCTGACTTAGTAGCTTCTGGCGTTAAAGAGAAATACGTCTTCCAAAAAATGGGTTTACCTTTTCGTCAAATGCATTCTTGGGATTACTCCGGGCCATACCATAGCTATGACGGTTTTGCTATTTTTGCCCGCGATTTAGATATGGCTCTCAATAATCCTTCTTGGCAATTGCTCCGCACGCCTTGGAAACAGCCTAATCAATGA
- a CDS encoding transposase produces MKTKAQYKVKNWNAYDAALKQRGSITFWVNEEIIEQWRNQQKTGKKGASNHYSDVAIATMGTIQSVFHLPGRQAEGFLESLFTLMGIELEVPDHSTLSRRLSKLSVELPVIPKDKAVHVVVDSTGVKVYGEGEWKVRTHGVGKRRTWRKLHLGVDCESGEILGAVVTTNDMADCEVLPDILEQIEQPIEQVSGDGGYDTKGCYDTISQHGAKAIIPPRSNAKIQQHTNNETHFHPRDENLRRVNQVGRKQWKQESGYHRRSLSETAIFRLKTIFGGKLRRRFFNNQAVELFLQCAALNRMIQLGKPDSYKVDN; encoded by the coding sequence ATGAAGACGAAAGCCCAGTACAAAGTTAAGAATTGGAACGCTTATGATGCTGCCCTCAAGCAACGAGGCAGTATAACTTTTTGGGTGAACGAAGAAATCATCGAGCAGTGGCGCAATCAGCAAAAAACCGGGAAAAAGGGGGCATCGAATCATTACAGTGATGTGGCAATCGCCACTATGGGAACAATCCAATCGGTGTTTCATTTACCAGGGCGACAAGCAGAGGGGTTTTTAGAATCGCTGTTCACGCTCATGGGAATTGAGCTAGAAGTACCAGACCATTCCACGCTGTCTCGTCGTTTGAGCAAGTTGTCTGTGGAACTACCAGTTATCCCAAAAGACAAAGCTGTTCATGTGGTAGTGGATTCAACTGGTGTAAAAGTCTATGGTGAAGGTGAGTGGAAAGTCCGCACACATGGAGTAGGAAAACGACGGACGTGGCGGAAGTTGCATCTAGGCGTTGACTGTGAAAGCGGCGAAATTCTGGGTGCGGTGGTGACTACTAATGATATGGCTGATTGCGAGGTACTGCCTGACATATTGGAGCAGATTGAGCAACCGATAGAACAAGTATCTGGTGATGGTGGCTATGATACAAAAGGTTGTTACGACACCATTTCACAACACGGGGCCAAAGCCATAATTCCACCGCGTAGCAACGCCAAAATCCAACAACACACCAACAATGAAACACACTTCCATCCCAGAGATGAAAATCTGCGACGAGTGAATCAAGTTGGGCGCAAGCAATGGAAACAAGAGAGTGGATATCATCGCCGTTCATTATCCGAGACAGCTATATTTCGACTCAAAACCATTTTTGGTGGTAAGTTACGACGACGCTTTTTTAACAATCAAGCTGTCGAGCTATTTCTACAGTGTGCCGCCCTTAACCGCATGATCCAGTTGGGCAAGCCAGACAGTTACAAAGTAGACAACTAA